A single Equus quagga isolate Etosha38 chromosome 8, UCLA_HA_Equagga_1.0, whole genome shotgun sequence DNA region contains:
- the SOSTDC1 gene encoding sclerostin domain-containing protein 1: MLPPAIHFYLIPLACILMKSCLAFKNDATEILYSHVVKPVPAHSSSNNTMNQARNGGRHFSNTGLDRNTRVQVGCRELRSTKYISDGQCTSISPLKELVCAGECLPLPVLPNWIGGGYGTKYWSRRSSQEWRCVNDKTRTQRIQLQCQDGSTRTYKITVVTACKCKRYTRQHNESSHNFESMSPAKPAQHHRQRKRASKSSKHSMS, from the exons ATGCTTCCTCCTGCCATTCATTTCTATCTCATCCCCCTTGCATGCATCCTAATGAAAAGctgtttggcttttaaaaatgatgcCACAGAAATCCTTTATTCACATGTGGTTAAACCTGTTCCAGCACACTCCAGCAGCAACAACACTATGAATCAAGCCAGAAATGGAGGCAGGCATTTCAGTAACACTGGACTGGATCGGAACA CTCGTGTTCAAGTGGGTTGCCGGGAACTGCGTTCCACCAAATACATCTCTGATGGCCAGTGCACCAGCATTAGCCCTCTGAAGGAGCTGGTGTGTGCTGGCGAGTGCTTGCCCCTGCCAGTGCTCCCCAACTGGATCGGAGGAGGCTATGGAACAAAGTACTGGAGTAGGAGGAGCTCTCAGGAGTGGAGGTGTGTCAATGACAAGACACGTACCCAGAGAATCCAGCTGCAGTGCCAAGATGGCAGCACGCGCACCTACAAAATCACAGTGGTCACCGCCTGCAAGTGCAAGAGGTACACTCGGCAGCACAATGAGTCCAGTCACAACTTCGAGAGCATGTCGCCTGCAAAGCCAGCCCAGCATCACAGACAGCGGAAAAGAGCCAGTAAATCCAGCAAGCACAGCATGAGTTAG